The genomic stretch ATAATCCCGGGTATTTTAAGGTCTTTTACTGATATCAGTTCCTGGGTTGCGGGGTAAACTTTGAGAACCGGGCAAATTCCGGCTTATTCAGGATCATTTCCCGTATCATCAACCGCGAAACAGAGTCGATGCTATGAAGCGGGTCCAGGAAATTATTTTTCTCCCCCGTAATAGCATTCGGCCAGTTAAAATCGTACAGGTCGCCAAATGATCTTATGTCTTCCAGGAATTTTTCGTATTCCTCCCCCAGCTTAAACTGGTTGATCTTATCCTGCAGTTCCGTATGTGCAGGAGAAATAAAAAACACCAGTTTGATGTTATTCTTCACACAGTGGTCGGAAATCCTTTTAAGTTCGTTATAATAATTTTTAGGGTAAGAATAGTTTCCCAGGAACCGGTCCTCCTGGGCCAGTTCATATTTCCAGAATTCTTCTCTTGAAAATGGCGGAGGCTCATACTCAACACGTTGTTTGAACAGTTCTGACTTTAAGATCAGCATGGTGTTCTCCAATGTAAACTTATTCATCAGGTACAGCGGTTTTGAGTTTTTCACTTCAATGGCCGCCGATACCCTGTCCTTGAGCAAGGTGCCGCTATATCCTTCTATTCCTATACCAATATAGACCGTATCGAGTTTGTTTCTTGAGCTTAGGTCCCAGAATATTTTAATTACGTCCTGTAATGACCCGGCGCCGGCTGCCAGGTTGATGACCTTCTTCCCATTTACTTCCTCAAAGAACTCTGCATTTAATCTTTGTGCACGGGAATCGCCCAGCACAATTACCGGGGTTGGATCCCGCTCGTATTCAATAAGCCGGTACAGGTATGTGTTCTTTTTCCGGGCCAGGGCATTTTTTAATTCCAGCAACTCTTTATCTTTTTCCGGAGAAAAATAATTGAACGGGTCAATCATGACCTCCAGGGCGATGAGGATCATAAAGGGTGAGATGAAAATCAATATTTTTTTAATAAACTGCAACATGTGTCATTCTGCTTTAAAACTGGAAATAAACGAACTGTTCCCCGCTGAACACCCCTAAATAAAAGATCAGGAATATCACGCAATAGTAAGCAAGCCACCGGACCGTATTGTTCTTATGATTAAATAAAAGAATGCGCCCGGGGTAATATTCTTCCATAAAATCCTTGATGAACAGGATCGAAAATGCTATAAAGCCATACAGCATGGTATCGCCATCTTTGTACGGCAAATGAAACGAATCGGTTACAATTCTTTTAAATATCTGAAGTACTTCAGCAACCGTTGCTGCATCACCGCCAAAACTTAATGAAAAGGCGAATAACAGGTATGTGAAGACACAACCCAGCATGATATACCACCATCTTTTCTTTAAACGGAACCTGTCCTCAAAAGCATCTTTCCGTTTCCTGGTAAGCATTTCAAAACTCAAGGCAACTCCCTGTATGCCGCCCCACACCAGGAAATTTAGTGCAGCCCCATGCCATGCCCCGGAAATAATAAAGGTCAGATTCAGGGCAATGACAATACCCCACACTCCATATTTTCTGAAACCAAAAGACAATGGGGTATACACATAATCAGTAAGCCATTTTATCAATGAGATGTGCCAGCGCCTCCAGAATTCCGACATCGTTGTTGCAAAGAATGGGCGGTTGAAATTTGGTATCACATTAACACCCATCACTTTTGCACAGCCGATCGCAATCAGCGAATAGCCCCCCAGATCGCCATATACCCGTATGGGTTGCATCAACGTTGCCAAAAGCAATGAAGAACCAACATGCTGATCGGTATTTTTAAACACGGCATCAATGTATATGCTGATCCGGTCAGCCAATGCAAGCTTCATGAAATATCCCCAAAGCATCAGTTGCAGGCCGCTAACAACCATCTCGTAGCTGAACCGGAGTTTTCCTTTGAACTGGTGAAACATATTTGATGCCCGCTCGATAGGACCCGACATCACAACCGGGAAAAAAGAAAGGAATAAGGCCACTATCCCAAAATTCTTTTCTGCCTCTATTTCTTCATTATACACATCTATTATATAGCCCAAGGCCATAAACGTGTAAAAAGATATGCCTACCGGCAACAGAAGGCTTATATGCGGAAGAGACAAATGCAATCCTGCATAGTTGAGCAGCCCAAAAATACCCTCGTTCACAAAATTGAAATATTTAAAGAAAAAAAGCGGCAGCAGGATCAATACGATTGCAGCAATAAGCAATAGCCTTTTACCTCTGTCCGACGTTGCTTTGGCAATTAAATTGGTGAAAAGATAAGTGGTTATGGTAACCCCGGCAAGCAGCAGTGCATAGACCGGTTTGATATTGATATAAAAATAATAGCTTGCGATCAGCAAAAATACTCCCCTGAATTTTTGAGGAAGCAAAAAATACAGGATCAGCACCGCCGGGAAAAAAACCAGAAAATTGAACGAAGTAAAAACCATTACATTTTAAAATTTAGAGCTGATGATGGCAACCATATCACCCACGTTTGCCATTTTATTCAGGTCCTTCAGTTTAAATTTTATGGAGAACTCATTTTCCACTTCCGAAATAAGCAGCATATGCGATAAGGAATCCCAGTTCTCAACATCCAGGGCACTTAGTTCATCCGTGATCACCAACGAATTATCAGAGAACACTTTCCTGAAAACCGGGGTCAACCTGTTAACAATTTCTTCTTTTTCCATTTTGTTAGTTTTTAAATTCTTTTTCCATTACCAACTTTTCATTATAGGGCAGGTAATCAAATATTTCTTCATCAGCTGATTTATACGACTTAGCAATCCTAAAGCCGTGTCGCAACAGTATTTTGATTGAAAAAACACTGTTTTTAAATATCTGGCATTGCACTTTTCCCAGTCCCGGGTATTGTGCACGGGCATTTTCTTCAATCCGGTGCATCAAGTCAGCATCAAGCCCTTTACCCAGGTGTTCATTCAGAATATGAAAGTATTCCAGTTGAAGCGTCATGGGCTCCCGTTCTATCAAAACATCCTGTACAATATGCGCCTTTGTTCTCAGGTACCGGACACTTTCTTCTCCGAATGTATAACTGATTAAATTCGATTTTAGTATTTTAGAAGGCAACGCCCCATTAAGGCCTTCAATCCATGCACCGGAACCTGAAATGGGCCTGCCTTCAAACTCTGTAATAATAAAACTGCTCAGCGATAGTTCACATCCTTCTGTTTCTTCTTCCAGCATCAGCATTATAAGGTCTTTTACCTCTGCCTCTGTTTTATTAAACAACGTTGCGAAACTTAACCGGTCGGACATACCTTTTTCAGACGCAATAACCACATCTGCTAAAAAGGGTATATCGTTAACTATTGCTTTCCTGATCAGGTATTCACTCATATATCAATTTTACTGGCTTACCGAATGGCTGCTGCTGGGATCAGCCATTTGGTTTTTTACCCACTAGCTTTTCACTTTCTGTTCAATCAAGTCAACCAGGTTTTTCACATTCTCAAGTTTACCCAGCTCTTTCAGTTTGAACCTCACTGAAAATACTTTCTCCACTTCGCCGATCATCAACATATGTGTTAAAGAATCCCAGTTGGCAACTTCATTTGCTGTCAGATCATCACGTAATATTATTGCATCATCGTTAAAAACATTCCTGAAAATTGCCGCCAGCTTTTCGGTAATTAACGTTCTTTCCATAATTAATATTGATCCTGGTTTAATCCTTTTTAATCTCAAAATCTTCCGATACCAAACATCCGTCTTTAAGCCGGATAATAACCCTGTCTTCTGCTTCTTCGCAATACAGGCCCACGTTTTTATACTTTTCCACCAGGATTTTATCCTCCCCGATACCGGCAGCCCAGATTACATAATCCTTATAAAATGCCCCCTTGTAAGGTAAAGATACAGCCCTTATAAGATCATATATCTCTTTGCTGGATCTTGACAGGTCTATTTCCCTGTCGGCCTTTTTAAGCGGGCCAAAATAACTGACCTGTTCATGGTCCTGTTTCATGGCCCGGAAGGAATCGCTTTCCAGTAATTCAAGCGCTTCCACAACGATCGTTTTATAAATAGTCAACATCCGGGCCTGAACATGTAAGATATAATCCTCCGTACCTATCGCAAATTTCTTTTGCAGGATGATGTCGCCGGTATCCACGCCTGCCTCAATAAAATGAACGGTCACGCCCGACTCACTGTCTCCATGCAGGATTGCCTGATGCTGGGGTGATAGTCCCCGGTATTTAGGCAAGAGCGAAGGATGAATATTGATGGCTCCTTTTGCGGCCAGTGTAAATATTTCCTCCCTTAAGATTCGTCGCAGATGAGCTGATACGATAAGGTCAGGTTTTACTTTACTGATCTTTCCGGCAACAACTGCTGAGTTGACATCTGCCGTTTTTAAGAACTCAATGCCATTCTTTTCAGTCACTTCCCCAAGCACTTTAAAGTTTGCCGCAGGGCTATCCGGGGTAACCAGCAACGAAACCTTATGACCGGCTTTTACCAGTGATTCGGTCACTGCGGCCGTGTACATATCTTCTCCGAATACAACCAGTTTCATTTTTTAAAATTTTTCTTTTAGCAGTTTCCTGTCGATCTTTCCATTCGTATTAAGCGGGAAAGCATTTATGAACCGGATCTGCGTTGGTATCATATACCCCGGCATTTTCGACTTCATATACTCTACCAGTGGCTTTGTATTGAATTCTGCTGCCTCTATGACCATGCCGATCTCCGTATTATGTAATTGGTTTGTAAATGCAATGGCCACGGCATTTATTTTTTGCAGGAACTCCTTTGCAAAAAATTCGATCTCCGAAAGCTCCACCCGGAAACCCTGCACCTTTACCTGTGAGTCTATCCTGCCCAGGTACATGATATCCCCTTCTTCATCTGCCTGGCAGAGGTCGCCTGTTTTATAAAACCGGGTTGATTCTCCATGATACATCGTATAAAAAAAGGCCTCTTTATTTTTTTCCTCATTTTTCCAGTAGCCGGGGGTTAACTGTATACCACCCAGGCACAATTCCCCTTTTTCTCCTGGAGCAAGTATTTCGTTTTTGTCATTTATGATAATGGTAAATGTTCCGTTCATCGCCTTGCCAATGGAAAGCAGGCCGTTGGAAACTTTATTCTGTCCATCCTGGCCATAGGTGTAATGGGTGCAAAAAATGGTATCTTCTGTAGGGCCATATACATTCATGATCCGGGCGTTTGGTATACTGTTTGCCCATTCGCTTGTTACATCCAATGGAAGCGCCTCTCCGCAAAACAAGCTATACTTCATGCTTGTACAATGTATTTCATCCAGGTACGGACGCAGGTAATGAATGATGGAAGGCACCATCAACGCTACGGTAAGCTGATGTTCCTCCAGCAGATCGGCAATGTAATTGAATTTGATCTTGTTTTTGGGAATGGTATAAACGCAAGCCCCTCTTAGCAACGGGGCCAGGTATGACATCACCGACAGGTCAAATGTAAGTTCAAACATCTGCAGGCATTTGTCGGTTGGATCCATTGTTATACCAAGTTCAAAAAAGGCTTTAATGAACCCTGCCAGGTTTGCCCGGCTGATGGGAACCCCCTTTGGCACACCCGTGGTTCCGGATGTAAAGAATATGTATGCCCGTGCATCATCCGGAACAGGCAATGCTGCCAGATCCAGCGTTCCGGCAGGCAGCTCCTTCGACCTGATAACCTGTAATTCCTGGAACAAACTGTGCTCCGATGAATCAATGACAACCGATGTCCCTGCCTGCTGTAAAACATTCCTGTTCCGTTCCGCAGGCGTGTCGGGATTAACGGGTACATAACATTTCCCCTCCAGCCATAACGCAAGGATAGCAGCATAGGTTTCAATATCATCATTGGCCACCAGTCCTACATTTACATTATCCGGCTCCAGTTTTTTAACAGCGGCCCGTATGGATGAAACCTGTTCGCCGAACTGCCTGTAGGAGTAAAAAACCCCGTTGATACAAAATGCATTATTGGCCCCATAGCTCTCCGAAGCAAGAAGGAAAGGTTGCAGAACGATGTTCTCAAATGCACTGGTGTTATTCATTTTTTTCCGGGGTTTGGGTTGCTAATAGTATCTTTTGCTGAACACATCATTTGTTTCTGTAAGATTTATCGGCATTTAAAAATGCATTGAACGACTCCCGGGCGCCTATGGTAGCCCGTACAAACTCCCCGTTAAAATAACTTTTCCTGTCACGCAGGTATACTTTATTATCTGCCATGTACTTGATATATCCGGCAGCATTATCCACTTCATAAGAAACAAAGTTCGCTTTAGAGGGATAATGTCTTATGTTATTCTGCCGGCAGTATTCATAAAATATTTCCTTGTTGCTATTCACCTCATCCACATATTTCTGAATTTTATCGTAGTTGTTCAACATGTATTCACCTACCGAAGCACTGAGCATGGTTACATCTTTCGGGTTGTATACCTTATTTAATTCAGCTACCACTTCCTCATTGGCAAGCAGGTAGCCAAGGCGTATCCCTGCCAAACCAAACGCCTTCGAAAAGGTCCGGATAATGATCAGGTTGCTGTACTGCTGCAGCAGGGCCAATGAAGTTTCTCCCGAAAACTCATAGTATGCCTCATCTGCGATCACCAGTGCATGGATCGCTTTTGCGGCATCCAGTATCTTTTTAAGGCCTTCATTATCGATCTGGTACCCGATGGGATTATTGGGGTTGGTGATATAGATCAATTGAGGCTGGATCCGGGCGATCTCCTCTGCGATCATGATTATACTTTCATTTGATGAATCGGAAACAGGAATGCCTATAACGGTATTACCGAATGATTCAGCCTGTGCCCTGAAATTATCGTACGTGGGTAACAGCACCATGCATTTACTGTGGCTGGTAAATACCTGCAGGATCATCCGCAATGAATTATCCGAACCGTGTGCCAGCAGTATCTTATTCACGGAATCCAGGCCGTTGAATGACCTGATCTTTTCCAGTAATTTTGAATGGCTGGCTTCCGGATACCATTTCAGGTAATTATCCTTTTGGAACAGTCCCCTTATAAATTCAAGTACTTCCTGGCTCGCCACTTCATCTGCTTCATTCCAGTCTAACTTATACGAAACAATATCCTTTCTGAAATTGTCCCATGCTTTTTGGGTAGATAGGGAATACGCATCATAGCTGGCCAGTTTGTAGCTGCCCGGCTTTTTTACGATCACAAGTGTTTTACCATCCGCATTGGTGAAAAATTTCTCCCTTTCCTCAATGGAGACCGGGATGCCTGTGCCGATCCGCAGTTCAAGGCCTTTGCGCAGGGCAGCCATTTCTTCATTCGCCAGTTTCTCAGATGTTCTTATCAGCACCAGTACCTCCAGCGTGGAGTATTGCACTATCTGAAATGCCTTTATTTTTGAGAACTCCCTGAAAAGCGTATAAAAATTGATGGAAGGAAGTTTTGCGCCGTTCAGCCCAACAATAAAATCATCCTTCCGGCCTATAACGGTCTTTACCAGCGGCAGCGTTATTTTTCCATCAGCCTGTTTTGTATCAAATACCTCGATCAGGTCGCCTGTATCATACCGGATAAACGGCATAACAGAATTATAAAATGAAGTGGTAACAAGTTTTTTTACGGAAGCGGTTTCTGTGTCCACCAGTTCCGGGTACCCGTATTCCAGGCACATGTGCATCCCATTGTGGGACGGGCCTTCTTTTATAATGATCGCCGGTTCCGTCATTCCATACCAGTTAAAAAGCCTTTTCCCAAACAAGGCTTCAATCTTATTTCTTTCTTCAGCGCTCAATGTTTCGGAAGAAGTATAAATGCCTTTCAGGTTTGAAAGCCTGGCTACCTCTTCTTTTTTCAGGTAGTCGCACAAAAAACTTATGGAAGATGGATATCCCCTCAGGATATCGGGGTTGATCTGTATAAGCTGCTGAATATAAAACGCGGCGTTGGTATGATTCAGGTCGTATGCCGAAA from Chitinophagaceae bacterium encodes the following:
- a CDS encoding MBOAT family protein; amino-acid sequence: MVFTSFNFLVFFPAVLILYFLLPQKFRGVFLLIASYYFYINIKPVYALLLAGVTITTYLFTNLIAKATSDRGKRLLLIAAIVLILLPLFFFKYFNFVNEGIFGLLNYAGLHLSLPHISLLLPVGISFYTFMALGYIIDVYNEEIEAEKNFGIVALFLSFFPVVMSGPIERASNMFHQFKGKLRFSYEMVVSGLQLMLWGYFMKLALADRISIYIDAVFKNTDQHVGSSLLLATLMQPIRVYGDLGGYSLIAIGCAKVMGVNVIPNFNRPFFATTMSEFWRRWHISLIKWLTDYVYTPLSFGFRKYGVWGIVIALNLTFIISGAWHGAALNFLVWGGIQGVALSFEMLTRKRKDAFEDRFRLKKRWWYIMLGCVFTYLLFAFSLSFGGDAATVAEVLQIFKRIVTDSFHLPYKDGDTMLYGFIAFSILFIKDFMEEYYPGRILLFNHKNNTVRWLAYYCVIFLIFYLGVFSGEQFVYFQF
- a CDS encoding acyl carrier protein; translated protein: MEKEEIVNRLTPVFRKVFSDNSLVITDELSALDVENWDSLSHMLLISEVENEFSIKFKLKDLNKMANVGDMVAIISSKF
- a CDS encoding acyl carrier protein translates to MERTLITEKLAAIFRNVFNDDAIILRDDLTANEVANWDSLTHMLMIGEVEKVFSVRFKLKELGKLENVKNLVDLIEQKVKS
- a CDS encoding methionyl-tRNA formyltransferase; amino-acid sequence: MKLVVFGEDMYTAAVTESLVKAGHKVSLLVTPDSPAANFKVLGEVTEKNGIEFLKTADVNSAVVAGKISKVKPDLIVSAHLRRILREEIFTLAAKGAINIHPSLLPKYRGLSPQHQAILHGDSESGVTVHFIEAGVDTGDIILQKKFAIGTEDYILHVQARMLTIYKTIVVEALELLESDSFRAMKQDHEQVSYFGPLKKADREIDLSRSSKEIYDLIRAVSLPYKGAFYKDYVIWAAGIGEDKILVEKYKNVGLYCEEAEDRVIIRLKDGCLVSEDFEIKKD
- a CDS encoding AMP-binding protein, producing the protein MNNTSAFENIVLQPFLLASESYGANNAFCINGVFYSYRQFGEQVSSIRAAVKKLEPDNVNVGLVANDDIETYAAILALWLEGKCYVPVNPDTPAERNRNVLQQAGTSVVIDSSEHSLFQELQVIRSKELPAGTLDLAALPVPDDARAYIFFTSGTTGVPKGVPISRANLAGFIKAFFELGITMDPTDKCLQMFELTFDLSVMSYLAPLLRGACVYTIPKNKIKFNYIADLLEEHQLTVALMVPSIIHYLRPYLDEIHCTSMKYSLFCGEALPLDVTSEWANSIPNARIMNVYGPTEDTIFCTHYTYGQDGQNKVSNGLLSIGKAMNGTFTIIINDKNEILAPGEKGELCLGGIQLTPGYWKNEEKNKEAFFYTMYHGESTRFYKTGDLCQADEEGDIMYLGRIDSQVKVQGFRVELSEIEFFAKEFLQKINAVAIAFTNQLHNTEIGMVIEAAEFNTKPLVEYMKSKMPGYMIPTQIRFINAFPLNTNGKIDRKLLKEKF
- a CDS encoding aminotransferase class I/II-fold pyridoxal phosphate-dependent enzyme, encoding MIISKSSKINLFFKAYGYWLYKRKLSDTQYRTEAAFKDFQYREVKKTLLEARHVPYYKALFAQVGFDPETDFNQLSDLEKIPVLTKDIIRKEYRNLINPRYKGIAVEYATSGSTGQPQKMLLTPYMVAMDKAMIFRHHSWCTNKSRPRIFSLRSYVRPAEGAPLFKYNAVENTYYFSAYDLNHTNAAFYIQQLIQINPDILRGYPSSISFLCDYLKKEEVARLSNLKGIYTSSETLSAEERNKIEALFGKRLFNWYGMTEPAIIIKEGPSHNGMHMCLEYGYPELVDTETASVKKLVTTSFYNSVMPFIRYDTGDLIEVFDTKQADGKITLPLVKTVIGRKDDFIVGLNGAKLPSINFYTLFREFSKIKAFQIVQYSTLEVLVLIRTSEKLANEEMAALRKGLELRIGTGIPVSIEEREKFFTNADGKTLVIVKKPGSYKLASYDAYSLSTQKAWDNFRKDIVSYKLDWNEADEVASQEVLEFIRGLFQKDNYLKWYPEASHSKLLEKIRSFNGLDSVNKILLAHGSDNSLRMILQVFTSHSKCMVLLPTYDNFRAQAESFGNTVIGIPVSDSSNESIIMIAEEIARIQPQLIYITNPNNPIGYQIDNEGLKKILDAAKAIHALVIADEAYYEFSGETSLALLQQYSNLIIIRTFSKAFGLAGIRLGYLLANEEVVAELNKVYNPKDVTMLSASVGEYMLNNYDKIQKYVDEVNSNKEIFYEYCRQNNIRHYPSKANFVSYEVDNAAGYIKYMADNKVYLRDRKSYFNGEFVRATIGARESFNAFLNADKSYRNK